One stretch of Candidatus Saccharibacteria bacterium oral taxon 488 DNA includes these proteins:
- a CDS encoding PrgI family protein: MAVYKVPQDVEAEDKLLGPFSFKQFIFLIVAIGMIALAWGLFSVLPPLAIIPVPVALFFGALALPLRKDQPMEVYLAAVISFILKPKQRLWRADGIERMVEVIAPRVEEKQYGKGYDQAEVNRRLSYLATLVDTHGWSVRGVDNPNSSVMNSSMQADWYNEAQTAQDPLDPSSKTARAFETLIERADERRHDEIVQQMQRSQATQTTTPVQDDQAYSLQTSTFNPYPTMQQSIITPISEQTTATAHTDQAPPSTAPVSPAIMDLARNHSDLSVASLQREAGRIQKEHDKEVVISLH, from the coding sequence ATGGCTGTCTACAAAGTTCCCCAGGATGTGGAAGCTGAAGACAAGCTGCTCGGGCCGTTTAGTTTCAAGCAGTTTATTTTCTTGATCGTCGCGATCGGCATGATTGCGCTGGCGTGGGGGCTATTCTCGGTGCTGCCGCCGCTGGCGATTATCCCGGTGCCGGTTGCGCTATTTTTCGGGGCGTTAGCCTTGCCGCTGCGCAAGGATCAGCCGATGGAGGTGTACCTCGCGGCGGTTATTTCGTTCATTCTTAAGCCCAAGCAGCGATTGTGGCGAGCCGATGGTATTGAGCGAATGGTCGAGGTGATCGCCCCGCGGGTTGAGGAAAAGCAATACGGCAAGGGGTATGACCAGGCCGAGGTCAATCGCCGGCTGTCGTATCTGGCGACGCTGGTGGACACACACGGTTGGTCGGTGCGCGGCGTCGATAATCCAAACAGCTCGGTGATGAACAGCTCGATGCAGGCGGATTGGTACAATGAGGCTCAGACCGCCCAAGACCCGCTCGACCCAAGTAGCAAGACAGCCCGCGCCTTTGAAACACTCATTGAGCGAGCCGACGAAAGGCGCCATGACGAAATTGTCCAGCAGATGCAACGATCTCAAGCCACCCAGACAACCACACCTGTCCAAGACGACCAAGCCTACTCGCTACAAACCTCGACCTTCAACCCCTATCCAACTATGCAGCAGTCTATCATCACGCCCATCAGCGAGCAGACGACCGCGACGGCCCACACCGACCAGGCGCCCCCTAGCACAGCACCCGTCTCGCCTGCTATAATGGATCTAGCGCGTAATCACAGCGATCTGTCGGTCGCCTCACTGCAACGAGAGGCCGGTCGCATCCAAAAAGAACATGATAAGGAAGTCGTGATTTCGCTTCACTAG